In Cydia strobilella chromosome 6, ilCydStro3.1, whole genome shotgun sequence, one DNA window encodes the following:
- the LOC134742433 gene encoding zinc finger protein 91-like — translation MSVNYDRVCRLCLSSRGELLPIFPTTSSDDSEPLVLASKIKDCVAVQINENDGMPSNACRKCVDNVNNWHIFKTVCERTQNKLQSLIKKDGSQLEEVNIKSEPLSDEAYDDGVVIDGSYNEVASSSKAQPEGPPILASLGLTPRSDKGVESEKDEEDEDEEMMGQAQQQYTKAVPNMPEVSITVMRPTGETLHARQGIQQLASKDCLVCGRAYRYSHNARRHELTAHSFDRYTNKINLPKKPNPTKHLQPKFRLNPFNPKARLMPNPINHKQFQKPMPSRIMPSRVVAPPKPIPIKQPSKPVHNNLPYPLRIKALKDLQIKKKEPQILKTLLTSKPELLVSAPEIINSGPESPETLISEPEIASFQVETILSEPSYDQTQEEEEADESHNQNQHYDTVDMESDNEIEIARQQENEGEIDETQEEHDGDDNMQQDNEPMEGIEGEISENENGQQEEDDEHAGQRDITIDEQNDIQAEAERDNSESNGDREEEQEDGNNAEDNENENEEDEDLPPGLAPVVEINEDMQTNSYNSEQNEDEEKLDESAANETIEEDVKEFDPDKIYVTKTQRDFINKYRDIIQQINTKTCLCCDKEHPRRKAVIQHLQKNGHKVPKHTCYNCVITFGHIGALLSHMRANVCTDLWKVIYNEQGITDDLVMEEPKSNKVQYKDIFNARSYACKLCPAKFQLKQFIMKHVLDVHEDGQSQVQMACVHCGSRFKDRSLWKRHIRNGECTVYIACDLCPEKFVNIQDFNDHALHVHAGSFDPDNQKNCIDGRPTDCPLCGKKHPNYPILVKHLKTAHNEDRPHYCQNCDAKFETSVDLNKHIYAEHSDKVLGAQPIEPDMSLVKEEAEEYHYSCTECNAIFETVDAWTDHQVAEHNQVAHHCDQCEKKFLRPSELAEHKNTHLRVKFYPCSVCSNSYSTPQKLSEHVQQAHPGAAAMAAGDSEFFCDICIRSFKSRQAYSNHMRIHAKVPTTNRKPGEAKGFAPQIIGKPIKQFPMIQTSFAAFKPNINVPNAPYCCDICGKGFMHKKNIWKHKKVLHADILNERNDSEENTMQASTEEDEYNVDENGIALSTPQFNSFNFSNFANNAQQHQQAQQPAAAAAAPADATPFSCELCFKRFPLRTSLWKHKRAKHGIINASVSGNPENQAQPSQPSEGGRSSCTICKITFSDKKSYYRHRKNVHKSSAQICKICGKPVNSTLELYEHLKAAHARELLGYNANQGTSKAQDISQEAEVEYEAEPEIADPSAEYQARYPCDTCGKQFVGLLALQNHQCINQSSSEPQTFDCEICHKSYTSIAALKSHRGWHLRSPDGKAAANNSGLWMPQHKVTSKVSKYEVVDPSQLARVTHSTPIATATTKRRLPPEVEVTVVNPNKKLRSDDSMELEHQNSMPGTLEDRYCTICDKEFTKRAAYQRHMDEVHQPNSVFCPVCDKSFTRKSTLLVHMKKHYGGDGEGSSSAIGQAEEDAFACDVCGGQFPSDLALLAHRARHHAEEEEEEEDSEDDGNVPMAQPGEFTCGQCGDGVATPRDLIAHRTMHATPTKFFCNICKVYFARALDLSSHTRARHSDNEKVYFPCAMCERFYMNKKSLQRHIEMAH, via the exons atGAGTGTGAATTATGATCGTGTTTGTAGACTGTGCTTGTCATCTCGGGGCGAATTACTGCCGATTTTTCCTACCACCAGTTCGGATGACTCGGAGCCTCTCGTCCTCGCATCAAAAATCAAGGATTGCGTGGCCGTACAA ATAAACGAGAATGACGGCATGCCATCGAATGCCTGCAGGAAATGCGTGGACAACGTCAATAACTGGCACATATTTAAGACAGTATGTGAAAGGACACAAAACAAACTACAGTCTCTGATTAAAAAAGATGGCAGCCAACTAGAAGAG GTGAACATAAAAAGTGAACCTTTATCAGATGAGGCCTATGATGATGGAGTGGTTATTGATGGAAGTTATAATGAG gTTGCCAGTAGCAGTAAAGCACAACCGGAAGGCCCTCCAATCTTGGCTTCGCTGGGGCTTACACCGCGGAGTGATAAG GGCGTTGAGAGCGAAAAAGACGAGGAGGACGAAGATGAAGAGATGATGGGGCAGGCCCAGCAGCAGTATACCAAAGCCGTGCCCAACATGCCGGAGGTGTCCATCACCGTCATGCGGCCCACCGGGGAGACCCTGCACGCGCGCCAGGGCATCCAGCAGCTCGCCTCCAAGGACTGCCTCGTGTGCGGCCGCGCCTACAGGTACTCCCACAACGCTCGTCGCCACGAGCTCACCGCGCACAGCTTCGACCGCTACACCAATAAAATCAACCTTCCGAAAAAACCCAACCCCACCAAACATTTGCAACCCAAATTCAGACTTAACCCGTTCAACCCCAAAGCGCGACTCATGCCCAACCCCATCAATCACAAGCAGTTCCAAAAGCCGATGCCATCGAGGATCATGCCCTCGCGAGTCGTCGCTCCCCCGAAACCTATACCGATCAAGCAACCGAGCAAACCAGTTCATAACAACTTACCATACCCCTTGCGTATAAAAGCACTGAAGGATCTGCAAATTAAGAAGAAGGAACCACAAATCTTAAAGACCCTTCTCACGTCTAAACCCGAGCTGTTGGTCTCTGCACCCGAAATTATTAACTCGGGACCGGAGAGCCCGGAAACCTTAATATCGGAGCCGGAGATAGCGTCTTTCCAAGTTGAAACTATTTTGTCGGAACCCAGTTACGACCAAACCCAGGAGGAGGAGGAAGCCGATGAATCCCATAATCAAAATCAGCATTATGACACAGTCGATATGGAATCCGACAACGAGATCGAAATCGCCCGTCAACAAGAGAATGAGGGGGAAATCGATGAGACTCAAGAGGAACATGACGGAGATGATAACATGCAACAAGATAATGAACCAATGGAAGGCATAGAAGGTGAAATAAGTGAGAACGAGAATGGACAACaggaggaagatgatgaacatGCTGGCCAGCGAGATATCACAATAGATGAACAAAATGATATTCAAGCTGAGGCCGAGAGAGATAATAGTGAAAGTAATGGAGACAGAGAGGAGGAACAGGAAGATGGTAACAATGCCGAGGATAACGAAAACGAAAATGAGGAGGACGAGGATCTCCCGCCGGGCCTAGCGCCGGTAGTAGAAATCAACGAGGATATGCAGACTAATTCGTACAACAGCGAACAGAATGAAGACGAAGAGAAGCTTGATGAATCCGCTGCCAACGAAACCATCGAGGAAGATGTCAAGGAATTTGATCCCGACAAGATCTACGTCACGAAAACGCAGAGAGATTTTATCAACAAATATAGAGATATCATACAACAGATAAACACTAAAACATGTCTTTGCTGCGATAAGGAACATCCCCGCAGAAAAGCCGTCATACAACATTTACAGAAAAATGGACACAAAGTACCAAAGCACACGTGCTATAATTGTGTTATAACTTTTGGCCATATTGGCGCATTGCTCAGTCACATGAGAGCTAACGTTTGTACGGACTTGTGGAAGGTCATTTACAATGAACAGGGCATAACTGACGACCTGGTTATGGAAGAGCCCAAAAGCAACAAGGTCCAGTATAAGGATATTTTCAATGCTAGATCGTATGCATGTAAACTGTGCCCGGCAAAATTCCAACTTAAACAGTTTATTATGAAGCACGTTCTGGATGTCCATGAGGATGGCCAGTCGCAGGTGCAGATGGCCTGCGTACACTGCGGGTCTAGATTCAAGGATAGGTCCCTGTGGAAGAGGCACATCCGGAACGGGGAATGCACAGTTTACATCGCATGCGATCTATGCCCTGAGAAATTCGTCAATATACAAGACTTCAACGACCATGCTCTACATGTGCACGCCGGCAGTTTCGATCCCGACAATCAAAAAAATTGCATCGACGGCCGCCCCACCGACTGCCCTCTATGCGGCAAGAAACACCCCAACTATCCTATCCTGGTGAAACATTTGAAGACCGCTCATAACGAGGACAGACCGCACTACTGCCAGAATTGTGATGCTAAATTCGAAACAAGCGTCGACCTGAATAAGCATATCTACGCCGAACATTCCGATAAAGTGTTAGGAGCGCAGCCTATCGAGCCCGACATGTCGCTCGTCAAGGAGGAAGCGGAGGAATACCATTACTCGTGCACGGAATGTAACGCCATATTCGAAACCGTAGACGCCTGGACTGACCACCAGGTCGCGGAACACAATCAAGTCGCACACCACTGCGACCAGTGCGAAAAGAAGTTCCTGCGTCCGTCCGAGCTGGCGGAACACAAAAATACGCATTTGAGAGTGAAGTTCTACCCCTGCAGCGTCTGCTCCAACTCCTACAGCACGCCGCAGAAACTGTCCGAGCACGTGCAGCAGGCGCACCCCGGCGCTGCGGCGATGGCCGCAGGCGATTCCGAATTCTTTTGTGATATTTGCATCAGGTCCTTCAAAAGTCGACAGGCCTACTCCAACCACATGCGCATCCACGCCAAAGTTCCCACCACGAACAGAAAACCGGGCGAGGCTAAAGGGTTTGCCCCGCAGATAATCGGTAAGCCAATAAAACAGTTCCCCATGATCCAGACGAGCTTCGCCGCGTTCAAGCCCAACATTAACGTTCCCAACGCCCCATACTGCTGCGACATATGCGGAAAGGGCTTCATGCACAAGAAAAATATATGGAAACATAAGAAAGTTTTGCACGCGGATATCCTCAACGAGAGGAACGACAGCGAGGAAAACACCATGCAGGCGTCCACGGAGGAGGACGAATATAACGTCGACGAAAACGGTATCGCGTTGTCGACGCCACAATTCAACAGCTTCAACTTTTCGAACTTCGCTAACAACGCCCAACAACATCAACAGGCGCAGcaaccggcggcggcggcggcggcgcccgcgGACGCGACGCCGTTCTCGTGCGAGCTGTGCTTCAAGCGCTTCCCGCTGCGGACGAGCCTCTGGAAGCACAAGCGCGCCAAACACGGCATTATCAACGCGAGTGTGTCCGGCAACCCCGAGAACCAAGCGCAACCGTCTCAGCCCTCGGAAGGTGGCAGGTCCAGTTGCACAATTTGCAAGATAACATTCTCAGATAAAAAGTCGTACTACCGTCACAGAAAGAACGTGCACAAATCCTCGGCACAAATATGTAAAATCTGCGGAAAACCGGTGAACTCGACGTTGGAGCTGTACGAACATTTGAAGGCGGCGCACGCTCGTGAATTACTAGGATATAACGCTAACCAGGGCACGAGTAAGGCGCAAGATATATCTCAGGAGGCTGAGGTGGAGTATGAGGCCGAACCCGAAATCGCGGACCCCAGCGCGGAGTATCAAGCTCGATACCCGTGCGACACGTGCGGGAAGCAATTCGTGGGGCTCCTGGCGCTTCAGAACCACCAGTGTATAAATCAATCGTCTTCGGAACCTCAAACGTTCGACTGTGAGATCTGTCACAAGAGTTACACGTCGATAGCCGCGCTGAAGAGTCATCGCGGCTGGCATCTCCGCTCGCCCGACGGCAAGGCCGCCGCCAACAACAGCGGCCTGTGGATGCCGCAGCACAAAGTCACCAGCAAGGTCAGCAAGTACGAGGTCGTCGACCCCTCCCAGCTCGCGAGGGTCACCCACTCCACCCCCATCGCGACCGCAACCACCAAGAGAAGACTGCCGCCGGAGGTCGAAGTGACCGTCGTCAACCCTAACAAAAAATTGAGGTCCGACGATTCTATGGAGCTCGAGCATCAGAACAGCATGCCCGGCACCCTAGAAGATAGATACTGCACCATTTGCGACAAAGAGTTTACGAAACGCGCGGCTTACCAGCGCCACATGGACGAAGTTCACCAGCCCAACTCCGTGTTCTGTCCCGTGTGCGACAAGAGCTTCACGCGCAAGTCGACCCTGCTCGTGCACATGAAGAAGCACTACGGGGGCGACGGCGAGGGGAGCTCTAGTGCGATAGGTCAGGCGGAGGAGGACGCGTTCGCGTGCGACGTGTGCGGCGGCCAGTTCCCCAGCGACTTGGCCCTGCTCGCGCACAGGGCGCGCCACCACGccgaggaggaggaggaggaggaggactCCGAGGACGACGGGAACGTGCCGATGGCGCAGCCCGGAGAGTTCACGTGCGGCCAGTGCGGCGACGGCGTGGCGACGCCGCGCGACCTGATCGCGCACCGCACTATGCACGCCACCCCCACCAAGTTCTTCTGCAACATCTGCAAAGTTTACTTCGCGCGAGCCCTCGACCTGTCTTCGCACACCCGCGCGAGGCACTCCGACAACGAGAAGGTTTACTTCCCCTGTGCCATGTGCGAACGTTTCTATATGAACAAGAAGAGTTTGCAGCGACACATTGAGATGGCTCACTGA
- the LOC134742498 gene encoding protein Tob1 → MHIEVQVALNFVISYLYNKLPRRRVNIFGEELEKALKDKFRGHWYPDRPCRGSAFRCLKTGGPLDPVLERAARESGVPVRDVLEHLPRDLAVWVDPGEVSYRIGEKGAVKVLFSSDERAADERTDREVTRAFNPEAQCFRPVEPAAAPSPPAPAAFSPAPPFRAQPLTFTTATFAQTKFGSTKLKTSSKRANRMSPTEFSNYIKQRAVQQQMASRALSPAADPAAYFVGRREGPPAGAPPYPPAPAHLLLAN, encoded by the exons ATGCATATTGAAGTGCAAGTAGCTCTCAACTTCGTCATATCCTACCTATACAACAAACTGCCTCGGCGACGGGTGAACATCTTCGGTGAGGAACTGGAGAAGGCGTTGAAGGACAAGTTCCGGGGTCACTGGTACCCCGATCGACCCTGCAGAGGGTCCGCATTCCGGTGCCTGAAGACCGGGGGTCCGCTGGACCCTGTCTTGGAGCGCGCTGCGCGGGAGTCGGGGGTCCCTGTGCGGGATGTGCTGGAGCACTTGCCGAGGGATCTGGCTGTCTGGGTTGACCcag GAGAAGTGTCGTACCGCATTGGTGAGAAGGGAGCGGTGAAGGTGCTATTTAGCAGCGACGAGCGAGCGGCCGACGAGCGGACCGACCGGGAG GTGACCCGGGCGTTCAACCCCGAGGCGCAGTGCTTCCGGCCTGTGGAGCCCGCAGCGGCGCCGTCGCCCCCAGCGCCCGCCGCCTTCTCCCCCGCGCCGCCCTTCCGCGCGCAGCCCCTGACCTTCACCACCGCCACCTTCGCGCAGACCAAGTTCGGCAGCACCAAGCTGAAGACGAGCAGCAAGCGCGCCAACCGCATGTCGCCCACCGAGTTCAGCAACTACATCAAGCAGCGCGCGGTGCAGCAGCAGATGGCGTCGCGCGCGCTGTCGCCGGCGGCCGACCCGGCCGCGTACTTCGTGGGGCGGCGCGAGGGGCCGCCCGCGGGCGCGCCGCCGTACCCGCCGGCGCCAGCGCACCTGCTGCTCGCCAACTGA